A region of Pseudomonadota bacterium DNA encodes the following proteins:
- a CDS encoding NAD(P)H-dependent glycerol-3-phosphate dehydrogenase, with protein MDISEINNANIGVIGAGSWGTALANLLGNKGFKVDFWVFEKEIKEQIEEFRENKVFLPDIVLSSNIIPSNNIADAVKGKDLVLIVVPSHVMRETAMKISGLLDKKTIIVSASKGIENGTYLTMTGVLKECITNICEDNFAVLSGPSFAKEVAKNLPTAVTAASKNPDVAAYVQLLFATPFFRVYTNDDIIGVELGGAVKNVIAIAAGIIDGLGLGLNTRAALITRGLAELKRLGLAMGAKPETFTGLAGAGDLVLTCTGDLSRNHMIGKKIGENRKLKEILSEMRMVAEGVNTTKSVYNLSKKLGVEMPITHEVYNILYEEVSPKEAVLTLMTRDLKQEVDE; from the coding sequence AATAAATAATGCAAATATCGGTGTGATTGGGGCAGGAAGCTGGGGTACTGCGCTTGCCAATCTTTTGGGTAATAAAGGATTTAAGGTTGATTTCTGGGTTTTTGAAAAGGAAATAAAAGAACAGATCGAAGAATTTCGCGAGAATAAGGTTTTTCTTCCTGATATAGTACTTTCTTCTAATATTATTCCTTCAAATAATATTGCCGATGCGGTTAAAGGAAAAGATCTTGTTCTTATAGTTGTTCCATCCCATGTGATGCGCGAAACAGCTATGAAAATATCGGGCTTGCTTGATAAAAAAACAATAATAGTTTCTGCTTCAAAGGGAATAGAAAATGGTACGTATCTTACCATGACCGGTGTTCTCAAGGAATGTATAACCAATATTTGTGAAGATAATTTTGCTGTTCTTTCAGGGCCGAGTTTTGCCAAGGAAGTAGCAAAAAACTTACCTACCGCTGTAACAGCAGCATCAAAAAATCCTGATGTTGCAGCTTATGTTCAGCTCTTGTTCGCAACTCCATTTTTCAGGGTATATACCAATGATGATATAATAGGTGTTGAATTGGGGGGTGCTGTCAAAAATGTTATAGCTATTGCTGCAGGAATTATAGACGGTCTTGGCCTGGGATTAAATACCAGAGCAGCACTTATAACAAGAGGACTGGCAGAGCTAAAGCGACTAGGGCTTGCAATGGGTGCAAAGCCTGAAACATTTACAGGTCTTGCCGGTGCTGGTGACCTGGTTCTTACCTGTACAGGCGATTTAAGCAGAAATCATATGATCGGTAAAAAAATAGGCGAAAACAGGAAATTAAAAGAAATTCTTTCCGAAATGCGTATGGTTGCAGAAGGTGTAAATACTACAAAATCGGTTTATAATCTTTCAAAAAAACTTGGTGTTGAAATGCCTATTACCCATGAAGTATACAACATATTATATGAAGAAGTTTCTCCTAAAGAGGCTGTACTCACGCTTATGACTCGCGATCTTAAGCAGGAAGTGGATGAGTAA